A genomic segment from Lusitaniella coriacea LEGE 07157 encodes:
- the metG gene encoding methionine--tRNA ligase: protein MNPIDCQKPTFALTTPLYYVNAAPHLGSAYTTIVADAIARFKRLQGQSVLMITGTDEHGQKIQRAAQASGINPQEHCDRVAATFASLWQKLNIQYDRFSRTTATDHEKIVKDFFERVWNKGDIYLDRQKGWYCVACEEFKEERELIEDRHCAIHTNLQTEWRDEENYFFRLSNYQQQLEQLYAEKPDFIQPQSRRNEVLNFVKQGLRDFSISRVNIDWGFPIPKDPKHTIYVWFDALLGYVTALLDSQQEPTLENALSHWWPIDLHLIGKDILRFHAVYWPAMLLSAELPLPRQVVGHGFLTKDGKKMGKSSGNTVDPVELVERYGSDAVRYYFLKEIEFGQDGDYNEIRFVSVLNADLANDLGNLLNRTLGMTKKYCQGQVPSVRGEEISTAENTLKTLGTDLGDRVAQAYNSLDFTQACEQIFILIRSCNKFIDEQAPWLLYKQKKQTEVEKILYAVLESVRLSAYLLSPIIPNLSNAVYQQLGLDLDFNNLASVNPRDNFEKHAQWGFLPASGSLKPAKPIFPQLELPSD, encoded by the coding sequence ATGAACCCTATTGATTGCCAGAAACCAACCTTTGCTTTAACGACCCCCCTGTATTACGTCAACGCGGCTCCCCATCTTGGCAGTGCATACACCACAATTGTGGCAGACGCAATCGCGCGATTCAAACGCCTTCAAGGTCAATCCGTTCTAATGATTACCGGAACCGACGAACACGGGCAAAAAATTCAACGCGCGGCTCAAGCTTCGGGAATCAACCCTCAAGAACACTGCGATCGCGTGGCGGCTACTTTTGCCTCCCTTTGGCAAAAACTCAACATTCAATACGATCGCTTCAGTCGCACGACGGCTACCGATCACGAAAAAATTGTCAAAGACTTCTTCGAGCGCGTTTGGAACAAAGGAGACATCTATCTCGATCGACAAAAAGGTTGGTACTGCGTTGCCTGCGAAGAATTCAAAGAAGAACGAGAATTAATTGAAGATCGCCACTGTGCGATTCATACCAACTTACAAACCGAGTGGCGAGACGAAGAAAATTATTTTTTTCGCCTCTCTAACTATCAACAACAGTTAGAGCAACTCTACGCAGAAAAACCCGACTTTATTCAACCCCAAAGTCGCAGAAATGAAGTCTTGAATTTTGTCAAGCAAGGATTGCGAGATTTTTCGATTTCCCGTGTCAATATTGATTGGGGTTTTCCCATTCCCAAAGATCCTAAACATACGATTTATGTGTGGTTTGACGCACTATTAGGATATGTCACCGCCTTGCTCGATTCCCAACAAGAACCCACTCTAGAGAACGCCTTGTCCCATTGGTGGCCCATCGATTTACATTTGATTGGCAAAGACATTTTACGCTTTCATGCCGTCTATTGGCCTGCAATGCTCCTCTCCGCAGAACTCCCTTTACCAAGGCAAGTTGTGGGACACGGTTTTTTAACCAAAGATGGTAAAAAAATGGGAAAGAGTTCGGGGAACACCGTCGATCCTGTTGAATTAGTCGAACGTTATGGTTCCGATGCAGTACGTTACTATTTCCTTAAGGAGATCGAGTTCGGTCAGGATGGCGATTATAATGAAATACGATTTGTCAGTGTGCTGAATGCCGATTTGGCAAACGATTTAGGTAACTTGCTCAACCGAACCTTGGGAATGACGAAAAAGTATTGCCAAGGGCAAGTTCCGTCCGTTCGAGGGGAAGAAATTTCAACAGCAGAGAATACGCTTAAGACGCTTGGAACCGATCTAGGCGATCGCGTCGCCCAAGCATACAATAGTCTAGACTTCACCCAAGCTTGCGAACAAATCTTTATTCTGATTCGATCTTGCAACAAGTTTATCGACGAACAAGCCCCTTGGCTGCTATACAAACAAAAAAAACAAACCGAAGTCGAGAAAATCTTGTATGCCGTATTAGAATCAGTGAGATTGTCAGCTTATCTACTGTCTCCAATTATTCCCAACCTGAGTAATGCTGTTTATCAGCAACTCGGTCTCGACTTAGACTTTAACAATCTTGCGTCGGTTAACCCGCGCGATAATTTTGAAAAGCACGCTCAGTGGGGCTTTCTTCCCGCTTCTGGATCTTTAAAACCTGCTAAACCAATCTTTCCTCAACTGGAATTGCCCTCAGATTAA
- a CDS encoding alpha/beta fold hydrolase: MTQALSFLRPKNTNLEAPLFVYLSGMDGTGQLLRTQMESLQQGFDVRCVAIPANNLQGWNTLATQVIDLIAAELKQRSHSSIYLCGESFGGCLAMKVAVRSPFAISGLILSNPASSFSQQPLFGVVAPTATSWVPEFLLRSSAIALLPFLAALGRIASRDRGDLLTAMQSLPPKTLSWRLSLLRDFQIEPEELCRFSPPVLLIAGARDRLLPSVAEAQRLARQFPNARIAILPDSGHACLLETDTQLCEILRAYDLIKENDPDANESQLRNNSELMIN, translated from the coding sequence ATGACCCAGGCACTCTCATTTTTAAGACCCAAAAACACTAATTTAGAAGCTCCCTTATTTGTCTATTTATCGGGAATGGATGGAACGGGACAACTGTTGCGGACTCAAATGGAATCTTTGCAGCAAGGGTTTGACGTGCGCTGCGTGGCGATCCCTGCCAATAACTTGCAAGGATGGAATACCCTTGCAACTCAGGTTATCGATCTAATTGCAGCCGAGTTAAAACAGCGATCCCATTCCTCGATCTATCTCTGCGGCGAATCCTTCGGGGGATGTTTGGCAATGAAGGTTGCAGTGCGATCCCCATTTGCCATTTCTGGGTTAATTTTGAGCAATCCAGCATCTTCTTTTAGTCAGCAGCCTTTGTTTGGCGTTGTAGCACCCACCGCCACGAGTTGGGTTCCGGAGTTCCTGTTGCGCAGTTCGGCGATCGCGTTGCTTCCATTTTTAGCAGCATTAGGGCGAATTGCATCGCGCGATCGCGGCGATCTCCTGACAGCGATGCAATCTTTGCCTCCCAAAACCTTGAGTTGGCGATTGTCTTTGCTTAGGGATTTTCAGATTGAACCGGAAGAACTGTGCCGTTTTTCTCCACCGGTATTGCTGATTGCGGGTGCGAGGGATCGCTTGCTACCGTCGGTTGCAGAAGCTCAAAGATTAGCCCGTCAATTCCCGAATGCTCGAATTGCAATTTTGCCCGATAGCGGTCATGCGTGCTTGCTGGAGACGGATACTCAACTGTGTGAAATCCTTAGAGCCTACGATTTGATAAAGGAGAATGATCCCGACGCGAACGAGAGCCAACTTCGCAACAACTCGGAGCTAATGATAAATTAA
- the crtR gene encoding beta-carotene hydroxylase gives MSEAQMPLTVPREFLKTPGGLNPTLLMLLTAIALLAISSFGYWCWGWYHWISFFMNVLALHLAGSVIHDASHNAAHRNRLVNSILGHSSALILGFAFPVFTRVHLQHHAHVNDPDNDPDHFVSTGGPLWLIAPRFFYHEVFFFKRRLWRKYELLEWFLSRLVFVSLIAFSLHFGFFEYLINYWLSAALVVGLALGLFFDYLPHRPFKERDRWKNARVYGGPILNLLIFGQNYHLIHHLWPSIPWYKYQGAYRATKPLLEAKESHLSLGIGGKDFWSFLYDVFLGIRFHGKSSTEKKESASCE, from the coding sequence ATGTCGGAGGCTCAGATGCCGCTGACAGTCCCCCGCGAGTTTTTAAAAACTCCTGGTGGCTTAAATCCAACCCTATTAATGTTATTAACCGCGATCGCGCTACTGGCGATCTCAAGTTTTGGGTATTGGTGTTGGGGCTGGTATCACTGGATTAGTTTTTTTATGAACGTTCTCGCGCTACATCTCGCGGGATCGGTAATTCATGATGCATCTCACAACGCTGCTCACCGCAATCGTCTCGTTAATTCAATTCTCGGACATAGTAGTGCGCTAATCCTCGGTTTTGCCTTTCCGGTTTTTACGCGAGTTCACCTGCAACATCACGCTCATGTCAACGATCCCGATAACGATCCCGACCATTTTGTGTCCACAGGAGGGCCATTATGGTTAATTGCACCGCGCTTTTTTTATCACGAAGTCTTCTTTTTTAAGCGTCGTTTGTGGCGCAAGTACGAATTACTGGAATGGTTCTTAAGTCGCCTAGTTTTCGTCTCGCTGATTGCGTTCTCTCTCCACTTCGGTTTCTTTGAGTATTTAATTAACTACTGGCTGTCTGCGGCGCTGGTTGTGGGATTGGCATTAGGGTTATTCTTCGACTATTTGCCCCATCGCCCTTTCAAAGAGCGCGATCGCTGGAAAAATGCCAGAGTTTATGGGGGACCCATTCTCAATTTGTTGATTTTCGGGCAAAATTACCATCTCATCCATCATCTTTGGCCTTCCATTCCTTGGTACAAGTATCAAGGGGCTTATCGCGCCACTAAACCCCTCCTAGAAGCCAAAGAGAGTCACCTTTCCTTGGGAATTGGAGGCAAAGACTTTTGGAGTTTCCTCTACGACGTGTTCCTCGGCATTCGCTTTCATGGCAAATCATCGACAGAGAAGAAAGAATCGGCAAGTTGCGAGTAA
- the recJ gene encoding single-stranded-DNA-specific exonuclease RecJ has product MKHQLPDQRWQIAPSQPEKVDRLVQATGFSRLIAQVMVNRGIDCPELAQVYVEPESEVLPEPLEAFPDLAKSVELIQDAIAEKEKIAICGDYDADGMTSTALLIRALRHLGANVDYAIPSRMKDGYGINKRIVKTFARENVGLILTVDNGISAYEPIALAIELGLSVIITDHHDLPEKLPPADAILNPKLIPESSPYRGLAGVGVAYILAITLAQNLDSIEGMTNPLLELFTLGTIADLAPLTGVNRRWLKRGLQRLPKSEIPGIKALMQMSGVNDKQKNVKPDDIGFRLGPRINAIGRIGDPQVVIELLSTEEEGLALERAMQCEQVNRERQDLCKQITFDAITAIEQNQEIEGSPYNWQQRRVLVLVQPNWHHGVIGIVASRLVERYGVPVFIGTYEEESAEKIRGSARGIPEFNIFDSLNFCDDVLGKYGGHKAAGGFSLPSDNLEAFQKRLSEFAHQCLKPEHLKPLIKVDAQADLDLLHQDFYKQIDSLHPWGIGNSEPVFWTENARVLEQKIIGESHLKLTVGQEIEGKVITMKAIAWRWRDYFPLPNCLDIAYKLRENHWNGNTNIELEIVGAKANSIAVPLVQNKAIFDYNGRSYLCNFLENANELRIRNPQGKVLSIQRGKRNGLLGTSREDAQEIDVTRSPYYQIIKAAVAALKI; this is encoded by the coding sequence ATGAAACACCAATTGCCCGATCAACGGTGGCAGATTGCCCCTTCACAACCGGAAAAAGTCGATCGACTGGTTCAAGCAACGGGGTTTTCTCGCTTAATCGCACAGGTAATGGTGAATCGGGGGATCGATTGTCCAGAACTCGCGCAAGTTTATGTGGAACCGGAATCGGAAGTTTTACCCGAACCCTTGGAAGCGTTTCCCGACTTGGCAAAGAGTGTCGAACTCATTCAGGACGCGATCGCGGAAAAAGAAAAAATTGCCATCTGTGGGGACTATGATGCGGATGGCATGACTAGTACTGCATTGTTAATTCGCGCATTGCGGCATTTAGGGGCAAACGTGGATTACGCGATTCCCAGCCGTATGAAGGACGGTTACGGCATTAATAAGCGAATTGTCAAAACTTTCGCGCGGGAGAACGTAGGCTTAATTCTAACGGTGGATAACGGCATTTCCGCATACGAACCCATCGCCCTCGCTATCGAATTAGGATTGAGCGTTATTATCACCGATCATCACGATCTCCCCGAAAAATTGCCACCCGCCGATGCCATTCTTAACCCCAAACTCATTCCCGAATCTTCTCCTTATCGCGGTTTGGCGGGTGTTGGGGTTGCCTATATTCTCGCGATTACCCTCGCGCAAAATCTTGATTCAATTGAAGGGATGACAAATCCCTTACTCGAACTTTTTACCCTAGGAACTATTGCCGATCTCGCACCCCTCACCGGAGTTAATCGACGATGGTTGAAACGCGGATTGCAACGATTGCCTAAATCAGAAATTCCGGGAATTAAAGCTTTAATGCAAATGTCTGGGGTGAACGATAAACAAAAGAATGTCAAACCCGACGATATTGGCTTTCGTTTAGGGCCTAGAATTAATGCAATTGGTCGTATTGGCGATCCCCAAGTGGTTATCGAACTCCTTTCTACTGAAGAGGAAGGACTTGCCTTAGAACGGGCAATGCAGTGCGAACAAGTCAATCGAGAACGACAGGATTTGTGCAAGCAAATTACGTTTGATGCCATTACCGCGATCGAACAAAATCAAGAGATTGAAGGTAGTCCTTATAATTGGCAACAAAGACGGGTTTTAGTTCTCGTACAACCCAACTGGCACCACGGCGTAATTGGGATTGTTGCTTCGCGTTTGGTGGAACGTTATGGCGTACCGGTTTTCATTGGAACTTATGAAGAAGAAAGCGCTGAGAAAATTCGCGGTTCGGCGAGGGGAATTCCTGAGTTTAATATTTTCGATTCCCTCAATTTTTGCGATGATGTACTAGGGAAATATGGCGGACATAAAGCCGCCGGAGGATTTAGTTTACCCAGTGACAACCTTGAGGCATTTCAAAAAAGATTGAGCGAGTTTGCCCATCAATGCCTTAAGCCAGAACACTTGAAGCCTTTGATTAAAGTGGATGCTCAAGCAGATTTAGATCTTTTGCATCAAGATTTTTACAAACAAATCGATAGCTTGCATCCTTGGGGGATTGGTAATAGCGAACCCGTGTTTTGGACGGAAAATGCTCGCGTTCTAGAACAAAAAATCATTGGGGAATCTCACCTAAAATTGACGGTGGGACAAGAGATCGAAGGGAAAGTTATAACAATGAAAGCGATCGCGTGGCGTTGGCGCGATTACTTCCCTCTGCCAAATTGCCTGGATATTGCCTATAAATTGCGCGAGAATCATTGGAATGGCAATACAAATATCGAATTGGAAATTGTGGGTGCAAAAGCGAATTCAATAGCTGTGCCGCTCGTGCAAAATAAGGCAATATTTGATTACAATGGACGTTCCTATCTATGTAATTTCTTGGAAAATGCCAACGAACTGAGAATCAGAAATCCTCAAGGGAAAGTTCTCTCGATTCAGCGCGGGAAGCGGAATGGACTATTAGGTACGAGTCGCGAGGATGCACAGGAAATTGATGTCACGCGATCGCCCTATTATCAAATTATTAAAGCAGCGGTTGCTGCATTAAAAATATAG
- a CDS encoding leucine-rich repeat domain-containing protein codes for MTEEEVLQVIERAAEESATELDLSGNELAVLPPEIGKLTQLKTLILGKYKYEDGNIIDVIGNKLSKLPKEIGLLDRLEKLLIVDNELSEIPAEIGQLTALQSLDLRRNQLGKLPTEIAKLTELEKLDLRGNSVPIPPGILGEKASWNDLEDVQEILDFYFRVQDPNNI; via the coding sequence ATGACTGAAGAAGAAGTATTACAGGTAATTGAACGTGCGGCAGAAGAAAGCGCGACAGAATTAGACCTTTCAGGTAACGAGTTAGCGGTTTTACCTCCTGAAATTGGCAAGTTGACTCAACTTAAAACGTTGATTCTTGGGAAGTATAAGTATGAAGACGGTAATATCATTGATGTTATTGGCAACAAACTCAGCAAGTTGCCAAAAGAAATCGGGCTACTCGATCGACTTGAAAAACTTCTGATAGTTGACAATGAACTGAGTGAAATACCCGCTGAAATTGGTCAGCTTACCGCTCTACAATCTCTCGATCTCAGACGCAATCAACTGGGCAAGTTGCCCACTGAAATTGCTAAACTCACCGAGCTTGAGAAACTGGATTTACGTGGAAACTCAGTCCCTATTCCGCCAGGAATTTTGGGAGAAAAGGCATCATGGAACGATTTAGAGGATGTCCAAGAAATTCTCGACTTTTATTTCCGGGTACAAGACCCGAATAATATTTAA
- a CDS encoding twin-arginine translocase TatA/TatE family subunit has translation MFGLGWPEVVVILLIFFLFYGAKRIPEMGGAIGKTLRGFKEELNNPDSDDVDV, from the coding sequence ATGTTTGGTTTGGGATGGCCGGAAGTTGTTGTTATTTTATTGATTTTTTTCCTGTTCTACGGTGCGAAAAGAATCCCCGAAATGGGCGGCGCGATCGGTAAAACTCTGCGAGGATTCAAGGAAGAGTTGAACAATCCCGATTCTGATGATGTTGATGTGTAG
- a CDS encoding phycocyanobilin:ferredoxin oxidoreductase, whose protein sequence is MLETPTNSLREELHPLIRQLADNIVSCWQNHLDLSPYTLPEGLGYVEGRLEGERLRIENRCYQSPQFRKMHLELAKVGKNLDILHCVMFPREGYALPMFGCDLVGGRGQISAAIADLSPTNLDRTLPPNYQNALSALPSVEFSQPRELPAWGDIFSTFCLFIRPIGAEEETQFLDRATAFLELHCSQAQQSQPVSTQEQARYLEGQRYYCTKQQKNDKTRRVLEKAFGTEWAENYMNSVLFDLPAVSSGT, encoded by the coding sequence ATGTTAGAAACTCCTACAAACTCCCTACGGGAAGAACTTCATCCCCTAATTCGCCAACTCGCCGACAACATTGTATCCTGTTGGCAAAACCACCTCGATTTGTCGCCTTACACGCTACCGGAAGGACTCGGTTACGTGGAAGGACGCTTAGAAGGCGAACGATTGAGAATTGAAAATCGCTGCTACCAAAGTCCCCAATTCCGCAAAATGCACCTGGAGTTGGCAAAAGTAGGGAAAAATTTGGATATTTTGCACTGCGTGATGTTTCCCAGAGAAGGCTATGCATTGCCGATGTTTGGTTGCGATTTGGTGGGAGGACGGGGACAAATTAGCGCCGCGATCGCGGACTTGTCGCCAACCAATTTAGACCGAACCCTTCCCCCTAACTATCAAAATGCCCTTTCTGCGCTGCCTAGTGTCGAATTCTCGCAGCCTCGCGAGCTTCCTGCTTGGGGGGACATTTTCTCGACGTTTTGCTTGTTCATTCGCCCGATTGGTGCGGAGGAAGAGACGCAATTTTTGGATCGCGCCACCGCTTTTCTAGAGCTGCACTGTAGTCAAGCACAACAATCTCAACCCGTTTCCACTCAAGAGCAAGCGCGATATCTCGAAGGACAGCGCTACTACTGCACCAAACAGCAGAAAAATGATAAAACTCGTCGGGTACTGGAAAAGGCGTTTGGGACTGAATGGGCGGAAAATTATATGAATTCGGTTCTGTTCGATTTACCTGCGGTGAGTAGCGGGACTTGA
- a CDS encoding glucose 1-dehydrogenase, with protein MARLAGKAAVITGGNSGIGLETAKAFIREGARVIIFGRDRATLDKAVEELGEGAISVQGDVINEQDLERLFETAKEQFGGLDILFVNAGIAPAQPIETITEEFFDRIFDINVKGAFFTVQRALPLLRQGASVIFTTSIASTLGMPGMSAYSASKAAVRSLTRTLAAELVERGIRVNAISPGPIETPIHERSDLPSEVVEEIGQTIIQQVPAGRFGSAQEIAEPVVFLASDESSYMLGAELIIDGGMGQI; from the coding sequence ATGGCACGTCTTGCAGGAAAAGCTGCTGTCATTACCGGGGGAAATAGCGGAATTGGTTTGGAAACAGCAAAAGCTTTCATTCGAGAAGGAGCAAGGGTTATTATCTTTGGGCGCGATCGCGCGACTTTAGACAAAGCCGTAGAAGAATTAGGAGAAGGAGCTATCTCGGTTCAAGGGGATGTCATCAATGAACAAGACCTAGAACGCCTCTTCGAGACGGCTAAGGAACAGTTTGGCGGCTTAGATATTTTATTCGTCAACGCCGGAATTGCCCCAGCTCAACCCATTGAAACCATAACTGAGGAGTTCTTCGATCGAATTTTTGATATTAATGTCAAAGGAGCCTTTTTTACCGTACAAAGAGCGCTTCCCCTCCTGCGTCAAGGCGCTTCCGTCATTTTCACTACTTCTATTGCAAGTACTCTGGGAATGCCGGGAATGAGTGCCTATTCCGCCAGTAAAGCTGCTGTTCGCTCGTTAACTCGCACGTTAGCAGCAGAACTTGTCGAGCGTGGAATTCGCGTCAATGCCATTTCTCCAGGACCCATTGAAACACCCATCCACGAACGTTCGGATTTACCGTCAGAGGTTGTTGAGGAAATCGGACAAACTATTATCCAGCAAGTTCCCGCAGGACGATTTGGTTCGGCGCAAGAAATTGCAGAACCCGTTGTCTTCCTCGCCTCCGATGAGTCTTCCTATATGCTAGGGGCAGAATTAATTATAGACGGCGGAATGGGACAGATTTAA
- a CDS encoding NAD(P)H-quinone oxidoreductase subunit 4: MLADSFPWLTTTFALPLVAALLVPIIPDRDGKVLRWYALSVAIADLVLMCVLFWQKYDPQIATFQIVEKFNWIPQLGISWAVSVDGISMPLVLLAGLVTTLSLLSAWQLDRKPRMFYFLMLVLYAAQVGVFIAQDLLMFFIMWELELVPVYLLVCIWGGPKRQYAAMKFLLYTAAASIFILVAALAMAFYGPGPIDFDIAQLGLKDFPLAWELPLYAGLLFAFGVKLAALPFHTWLPDAHGEASAPVSMILAGVLLKMGAYGLIRFNMGLLPDAHIYFAPVLVTLGVVNIVYGALASFAQTNMKRRLAYSSVSHMGFVLIGIASFTEIGINGAMLQMLSHGLIASVLFFLTGVTYDRTQTMTMKDMGSIGMFMPKIFALYTVGAMASVALPGMSGFASEVTVFIGIATSQFYSPAFRIVIVFLGSVGVILTPIYLLSMVREVFHGSFYGSKEVPVCDLTDPELREDFIFNQAAVCFGTSCVLPGEAEFLDARPREVAIALSFLVLIIGLGCYPKFAMQAYDTTTVAINGEAVHAYVNVQQNKTVGTDLLDIQPLLSGTIDDLDLNVFQ; this comes from the coding sequence ATGCTTGCTGATTCATTTCCCTGGTTAACCACAACATTTGCCTTACCCTTAGTGGCAGCACTATTAGTGCCTATCATTCCCGATCGCGACGGAAAAGTTCTCCGTTGGTATGCTTTAAGCGTCGCGATCGCCGACTTGGTGCTAATGTGCGTCCTCTTCTGGCAAAAATACGACCCGCAAATCGCTACCTTTCAAATCGTTGAAAAATTTAACTGGATCCCCCAACTCGGCATCAGTTGGGCAGTTTCCGTTGATGGCATCTCCATGCCCTTGGTACTCCTAGCGGGACTTGTCACCACCCTTTCCCTACTCTCCGCATGGCAACTCGATCGCAAACCGAGGATGTTCTACTTCCTCATGTTAGTTTTGTACGCCGCGCAAGTTGGAGTATTCATCGCCCAAGACCTGCTGATGTTCTTCATCATGTGGGAACTCGAACTCGTCCCGGTCTATCTACTGGTTTGCATTTGGGGCGGCCCCAAACGGCAATATGCAGCGATGAAATTTCTGCTCTATACTGCGGCAGCCTCTATTTTTATCCTAGTTGCCGCCCTGGCGATGGCCTTTTATGGTCCCGGCCCGATCGACTTTGACATCGCCCAACTAGGACTAAAAGACTTTCCCCTAGCCTGGGAACTTCCCCTCTATGCCGGACTACTCTTTGCCTTCGGCGTTAAACTCGCCGCTTTGCCCTTTCATACTTGGCTACCAGACGCTCACGGAGAAGCATCTGCCCCAGTTTCAATGATTTTGGCGGGAGTTTTGCTGAAAATGGGCGCTTATGGGTTAATACGCTTCAATATGGGACTGCTGCCCGACGCACACATTTACTTTGCCCCAGTATTAGTCACCCTGGGAGTGGTTAATATTGTTTACGGTGCTTTAGCTTCCTTTGCTCAAACCAACATGAAACGGCGACTCGCTTATTCGTCAGTTTCCCACATGGGTTTTGTCTTAATTGGCATTGCTTCTTTCACCGAGATTGGCATTAATGGAGCAATGTTACAAATGCTTTCCCACGGTTTAATTGCTTCTGTGCTATTCTTCCTCACTGGCGTAACTTACGATCGCACCCAAACTATGACAATGAAAGACATGGGCAGCATTGGGATGTTTATGCCGAAAATCTTTGCCCTTTATACTGTTGGGGCGATGGCTTCTGTTGCCTTGCCAGGAATGAGTGGCTTTGCCAGTGAAGTGACTGTATTTATCGGCATTGCCACCAGTCAGTTCTACAGTCCGGCTTTCCGGATAGTCATTGTCTTCTTGGGTTCGGTGGGTGTTATTCTCACTCCGATTTATTTGCTATCGATGGTAAGGGAAGTATTCCATGGTTCTTTTTACGGATCTAAGGAAGTCCCGGTTTGCGATCTCACCGATCCAGAGTTAAGAGAAGACTTTATTTTTAACCAAGCGGCAGTTTGCTTTGGGACGAGTTGTGTTTTACCGGGAGAGGCTGAGTTTCTAGATGCTCGTCCTCGTGAGGTGGCGATCGCCTTGAGTTTCTTGGTGTTGATTATTGGTCTTGGCTGTTATCCCAAATTTGCCATGCAAGCTTATGACACTACAACTGTGGCGATCAACGGGGAAGCTGTCCATGCTTATGTCAATGTCCAACAAAATAAAACTGTGGGGACGGATCTACTTGATATTCAACCTTTGCTATCTGGAACTATTGATGACTTAGATTTAAATGTATTTCAATAG